The Syntrophaceae bacterium genome contains a region encoding:
- a CDS encoding short-chain fatty acid transporter gives MSKKKVNNNNSETFLSRFTEGFAQWAFRWVPDALVFALILTVIVFLAGWGLTTHGPGQLVGDWMKGFWILLTFAMQMCLLMITGFIVGDSKYIKAALLKMVDIPKTKTQTIMFYSIFMCVLMWFHWGIGLMAAIIMGRAIAVKKRGLGIHYPFIAAISYVTALMSNGPSQAAQLLMATPGNFMEKVAGVIPLSQSTFNIKLLVTNLVLLVTIPIILLAIAPKKEHAVEVDDATAAIFVPPPEPPVDKKSLPPAERLDRSFVLPILIGAAGVFGCAKLFGMKGIAALDLNTLNFLLLMIGFILHGNSKSFIESVQRGTATVYGVIIQFPLYAGIFGMISFSGLAEIITRFFIDISTPTTFTWIVFIYTGIVDFFVPSAGSKFVIEAPYILPAAKNLGVAYGDVLNAYTAGSLWVNMIQPFWALPILGAFRLKFKDILPYTFIGWLWMFIVMSLSFFILPQIF, from the coding sequence ATGAGTAAAAAAAAGGTCAACAACAATAACAGCGAAACGTTTCTTTCCCGGTTCACCGAAGGCTTTGCGCAATGGGCCTTCCGGTGGGTGCCGGACGCCCTGGTCTTCGCCCTGATCCTGACGGTGATCGTCTTCCTGGCCGGCTGGGGTCTCACGACCCACGGTCCCGGGCAGCTCGTCGGAGACTGGATGAAGGGCTTCTGGATCCTCCTCACCTTCGCCATGCAGATGTGCCTCCTGATGATCACGGGATTCATCGTCGGCGATTCCAAGTACATCAAGGCTGCCCTGCTGAAGATGGTCGACATCCCCAAGACCAAGACCCAGACGATCATGTTCTACTCCATCTTCATGTGCGTGCTCATGTGGTTCCACTGGGGAATCGGCCTGATGGCCGCCATCATCATGGGGCGGGCCATCGCCGTCAAGAAGAGGGGGCTGGGGATTCACTATCCCTTCATCGCCGCCATCTCTTACGTCACGGCGCTGATGTCGAACGGCCCCTCGCAGGCGGCGCAGCTACTGATGGCAACACCGGGCAACTTCATGGAGAAGGTCGCCGGCGTCATTCCGCTCAGCCAGTCGACGTTCAACATCAAGCTGCTCGTGACGAACCTGGTGCTCCTCGTAACCATCCCGATCATCCTTCTGGCCATCGCGCCGAAGAAAGAGCACGCCGTGGAAGTCGACGACGCCACGGCGGCGATCTTCGTTCCACCTCCCGAGCCGCCGGTGGACAAGAAAAGCCTGCCTCCGGCGGAACGCCTGGACCGCTCATTCGTTCTGCCCATCCTGATCGGTGCCGCCGGCGTGTTCGGGTGCGCCAAGCTATTCGGGATGAAGGGAATCGCCGCCCTGGACCTCAACACGCTGAACTTCCTGCTGCTCATGATCGGCTTCATTCTCCACGGAAACTCCAAGAGCTTCATCGAGTCGGTTCAGCGCGGCACCGCCACGGTGTACGGCGTCATTATCCAGTTCCCCCTCTACGCGGGCATCTTCGGCATGATCAGCTTCTCGGGCCTGGCCGAGATCATCACGAGGTTCTTCATCGACATCTCGACGCCCACGACTTTCACCTGGATTGTCTTCATTTACACGGGTATCGTCGACTTCTTCGTCCCCTCCGCGGGATCCAAGTTCGTCATCGAGGCCCCCTACATCCTGCCGGCCGCCAAGAACCTGGGCGTCGCTTACGGCGATGTGCTGAACGCCTACACGGCAGGCAGCCTCTGGGTGAACATGATCCAGCCGTTCTGGGCGCTGCCCATCCTGGGCGCCTTCCGGCTCAAGTTCAAGGACATCCTCCCCTACACCTTCATCGGCTGGCTCTGGATGTTCATCGTCATGTCCCTGTCGTTCTTCATTCTGCCGCAGATCTTCTAA
- the atoC gene encoding acetoacetate metabolism transcriptional regulator AtoC produces the protein MSRILVVDDDESVRKLLSVVLGKEGYDVTCADNGLTGLDAFRNTSPDIVIMDIRMPEMDGLQALEEISRMRRGAAVILMTAYAAVETAVKAMKLGAFDYVIKPFDIDEILLLVERALQMRQMRNDINLLHRELLATYRLDRILTDNPKMKDLCLTVTRIAGSNASVLITGESGSGKELIASAIHYNSKRKSGPFVKINCGAIPEGLLESEFFGHEKGAFTGAIARRRGRFEQAGGGTIFLDEIADISPNLQVKLLRVLQEREFERIGSNETIRTDVRVIVATNRDLESMVRAGTFRQDLYYRVNVVSLHVPPLRERPEDIRLLADHFLQRFAAENNRDILSFDDDAYQVLMGYGWPGNVRELANAVESAVIMGTGSVILSEDLPRHVLGGERRDGHETEAQETAESQRPLKEMVKEFERQAILQALERNQENRVRTARELGISRRSLLYKLQEYDIS, from the coding sequence ATGAGCCGGATCCTGGTTGTCGATGACGATGAAAGCGTGCGGAAGCTTCTTTCGGTCGTTCTTGGAAAGGAGGGGTATGACGTAACCTGCGCGGACAACGGCCTGACGGGACTCGACGCCTTCCGCAACACCTCGCCGGACATCGTCATCATGGACATCCGCATGCCCGAGATGGACGGCCTGCAGGCCCTGGAGGAGATCTCCCGGATGCGCCGCGGCGCCGCGGTGATCCTGATGACGGCCTATGCCGCAGTCGAAACGGCCGTGAAGGCCATGAAGCTGGGGGCCTTCGACTACGTCATCAAGCCCTTTGACATCGACGAGATCCTGCTCCTGGTGGAGCGGGCGCTCCAGATGCGGCAGATGCGCAACGATATCAACCTGCTGCATCGCGAACTGCTTGCGACTTACCGACTGGATCGCATCCTGACGGACAACCCGAAAATGAAGGATCTCTGCCTGACGGTCACCCGCATCGCCGGCAGCAACGCCAGCGTTCTGATCACCGGAGAAAGCGGGTCAGGAAAGGAACTGATCGCTTCGGCCATTCACTATAACAGCAAGCGCAAGAGCGGACCGTTCGTCAAGATCAACTGCGGGGCCATCCCGGAAGGGCTCCTGGAGAGCGAGTTTTTCGGCCACGAAAAGGGGGCCTTCACCGGAGCCATCGCCCGGCGGCGCGGCCGGTTCGAGCAGGCCGGCGGCGGAACGATCTTCCTTGACGAAATTGCGGACATCAGCCCGAATCTGCAGGTGAAACTGCTTCGCGTCCTTCAGGAGCGTGAATTCGAGCGGATCGGCTCCAACGAGACCATCCGGACGGACGTCCGCGTCATTGTAGCCACCAATCGGGATCTGGAAAGCATGGTGCGGGCCGGCACATTCCGGCAGGACCTGTATTACCGGGTCAACGTCGTGAGCCTTCATGTCCCGCCCCTCCGCGAGCGCCCCGAGGACATCCGCCTGCTGGCGGACCATTTCCTGCAGCGGTTCGCAGCGGAAAACAACAGGGATATCCTGAGCTTCGACGACGACGCCTACCAGGTCCTCATGGGATATGGCTGGCCCGGCAACGTGCGGGAGCTGGCAAATGCCGTGGAAAGCGCCGTGATCATGGGCACCGGCAGCGTGATCCTCTCCGAGGACCTGCCAAGGCATGTTCTTGGCGGGGAGCGTCGGGACGGACATGAGACGGAAGCCCAGGAGACCGCGGAAAGCCAGCGCCCGTTAAAGGAAATGGTCAAGGAATTCGAGCGCCAGGCGATTCTCCAGGCCCTCGAGCGAAACCAGGAAAACCGGGTTCGGACGGCCCGCGAGCTGGGCATCAGCCGGCGGTCGCTTCTGTACAAACTTCAGGAATACGATATTTCGTAG
- the atoS gene encoding two-component system sensor histidine kinase AtoS gives MRKPKFPTGILPATLRGRLFLVLAIAISIPIISTGYVLERKGRQALLEEKTAKLFGLTKIMDSYLGSDFGTIMKEYRGDPGDRIAKIRFLNERLRDFTDRIAEANPGVGVGYYDMELNAAITYGPSQEYGSKVGEILPVDHPGWQVMAKGQPAIETGPMARGHIMNAMWPVIREGRVMGYIWANEFTAAVEKQALAMDRALIVVVSFGLVLSLALSFFMAQRLTRDIGIIKFGLNRMKLDLRKPIRQLKGEMGEISSAVNEMARALIDARSLTENILWSIADGVITVDVDGNITSINPAGQEIMGVTPERAIGRPYESLLDREANFTSFLLDTLKNGNEYVSVNIDVPLHDKTLFVSTSTSLLRDGSGNIIGAVAVFKDISETRQLQKQVMRADRLAALGELVAGIAHDIRNPLTSIRGFVQYLQKSRDPEELMEYGPLIIRQVDGLNRTIGELLKFAKPSPPQYGPVQVNDLIGETMRLIRNRAAKQNVEIELELDPELPMIRADGEQLKQVLLNLLINSGQAMSSGGRILIRTSMETSGKLVIEVADNGAGIATQHLEKIFDPFFSTKPAGTGLGLAVVNRIISGHNGVIGIESELGKGTTVTIQLPGAPSDMEETQEA, from the coding sequence GGAAGACTGTTTCTGGTGTTGGCGATCGCCATCAGCATCCCCATCATCTCGACCGGTTACGTCCTGGAACGGAAGGGCCGCCAGGCCCTGCTCGAAGAGAAGACGGCAAAGCTCTTCGGCCTGACAAAAATCATGGACAGCTACCTGGGGAGCGATTTCGGGACGATCATGAAAGAATACCGGGGAGACCCCGGGGACCGGATTGCAAAGATCCGCTTTCTCAACGAGCGCCTGCGCGATTTCACCGACCGGATCGCCGAAGCCAATCCGGGGGTCGGCGTCGGCTACTACGACATGGAGCTGAATGCCGCCATCACGTATGGCCCCAGTCAGGAATATGGCAGCAAGGTCGGCGAGATCCTGCCGGTGGACCATCCCGGCTGGCAGGTCATGGCCAAGGGGCAGCCGGCCATCGAGACCGGACCGATGGCCCGCGGGCACATCATGAACGCCATGTGGCCCGTCATCCGGGAAGGGCGGGTGATGGGCTACATCTGGGCCAACGAGTTTACGGCGGCGGTCGAGAAACAGGCGCTGGCCATGGACCGGGCCCTGATCGTCGTCGTGTCCTTCGGACTGGTCCTTAGCTTGGCCCTGAGCTTCTTCATGGCCCAGCGCCTGACCAGGGACATCGGCATCATCAAGTTCGGCCTGAACCGCATGAAACTGGATCTGCGGAAACCGATCCGGCAGCTGAAAGGCGAAATGGGCGAGATCAGCAGCGCCGTGAACGAAATGGCCAGGGCGCTCATCGACGCCCGCTCGCTGACCGAAAACATCCTCTGGAGCATCGCCGACGGAGTGATCACCGTGGACGTCGACGGCAACATCACGTCCATCAATCCAGCCGGACAGGAAATCATGGGCGTCACCCCGGAAAGGGCGATCGGCCGTCCTTACGAATCGCTCCTCGACCGGGAAGCCAATTTCACGAGCTTCCTCCTCGATACGTTGAAAAACGGCAATGAATACGTTAGCGTGAACATCGATGTCCCCCTTCATGACAAGACCTTGTTCGTAAGTACCAGTACGAGCCTCCTCCGTGACGGGAGCGGCAACATCATTGGCGCCGTGGCGGTCTTCAAGGACATCAGCGAGACCAGGCAACTGCAGAAGCAGGTCATGCGGGCCGACCGGCTGGCGGCCCTGGGCGAGCTGGTGGCCGGAATCGCCCATGACATCCGGAATCCCCTGACGTCCATCCGCGGATTCGTCCAGTACCTCCAGAAGAGCCGCGATCCGGAGGAGCTCATGGAATACGGCCCCCTCATCATCCGCCAGGTGGACGGCCTGAACCGGACCATCGGCGAGCTTCTGAAGTTCGCCAAGCCTTCTCCGCCCCAGTACGGACCCGTACAGGTAAACGACCTGATCGGGGAAACCATGCGGCTGATCAGGAACCGGGCAGCGAAACAGAACGTCGAGATCGAGCTTGAACTGGATCCGGAGCTGCCCATGATCCGGGCCGACGGGGAACAGCTCAAGCAGGTCCTGCTGAACCTCCTGATCAACTCCGGCCAGGCCATGAGCTCGGGGGGCAGGATCCTCATCCGGACGTCGATGGAGACGTCCGGGAAGCTGGTCATCGAAGTGGCGGATAACGGAGCGGGGATTGCAACGCAGCATCTCGAAAAGATCTTCGATCCGTTTTTTTCCACCAAACCGGCCGGAACCGGCCTGGGTCTTGCAGTAGTGAATCGAATCATCAGCGGGCACAACGGCGTGATCGGGATCGAGAGCGAACTGGGGAAGGGGACGACCGTGACGATCCAACTGCCCGGAGCACCTTCCGATATGGAGGAAACACAAGAAGCATGA